From Caulobacter segnis, a single genomic window includes:
- a CDS encoding MucR family transcriptional regulator, giving the protein MASQGGGTETTNDNGVDILGLSAEIVAAYVGQNTVSQTAIPELIRTVHEALASLNNGGETPRPAEKAKPAVPVGRSVQHDFIVCLEDGKKLKMLKRYLRSHYDMSPEEYRRKWGLPPDYPMVAPAYAARRSDFAKKIGLGKGVRRGS; this is encoded by the coding sequence ATGGCGTCTCAGGGCGGCGGCACGGAAACGACGAACGACAATGGCGTCGACATCCTGGGGCTCAGCGCCGAGATCGTGGCGGCCTATGTCGGCCAGAACACAGTCTCCCAGACGGCCATTCCGGAACTCATCCGCACGGTCCACGAGGCTCTGGCCTCGCTCAACAACGGCGGCGAGACGCCGCGCCCGGCCGAGAAGGCCAAGCCCGCGGTGCCGGTGGGCCGTTCGGTGCAGCACGACTTCATCGTCTGCCTCGAGGACGGCAAGAAGCTGAAGATGCTCAAGCGCTATCTGCGCTCGCACTACGACATGAGCCCCGAGGAATATCGCCGCAAGTGGGGCCTGCCGCCGGACTATCCGATGGTCGCCCCCGCCTATGCGGCGCGTCGCTCGGACTTCGCCAAGAAGATCGGCCTGGGCAAGGGCGTGCGGCGCGGTAGCTGA
- the glyA gene encoding serine hydroxymethyltransferase → MTQTNTSAFFGADLATADADIFDRIGRELDRQQNQIELIASENIVSKAVLQAQGSILTNKYAEGYPGKRYYGGCEYVDEIETIAIERAKQLFGAGFANVQPHSGSQANQSVFMALLQPGDTFLGMDLAAGGHLTHGSPANQSGKWFKPVSYTVRQQDQLIDYDGVAEIAQREKPKLIIAGGSAYSREIDFAKFREIADSIGAYLMVDMAHFAGLVAGGVFPSPIPHAHVVTTTTHKTLRGPRGGMVLTNDEAIIKKVNSAVFPGLQGGPLEHVIAAKAVAFGEALQPSFKAYAQQIIANAKALAEALGKSGVNIVSGGTDSHLMLVDLRPKGVTGRDAEHSLERAHMTCNKNGVPFDTAPFTITSGIRLGTPAGTTRGFKEAEFTRVGELIGEVVNGLAANGPEGNAAVEAKVREEVLALTARFPIYN, encoded by the coding sequence ATGACCCAAACCAACACCAGCGCCTTTTTCGGCGCGGACCTCGCCACCGCGGACGCAGACATCTTCGACCGTATCGGTCGTGAGCTGGACCGTCAGCAGAACCAGATCGAGCTGATCGCCTCGGAGAACATCGTCTCCAAGGCCGTCCTGCAAGCCCAGGGCTCGATCCTGACCAACAAGTACGCCGAGGGCTATCCCGGCAAGCGCTATTATGGCGGCTGCGAATATGTCGACGAGATCGAGACGATCGCGATCGAGCGCGCCAAGCAGCTGTTCGGCGCCGGCTTCGCCAACGTCCAGCCGCACTCGGGCTCGCAAGCCAACCAGTCTGTGTTCATGGCCCTGCTGCAGCCGGGCGACACGTTCCTGGGCATGGACCTGGCCGCCGGCGGCCACCTGACCCACGGCTCGCCCGCCAACCAGTCGGGCAAGTGGTTCAAGCCGGTCTCCTACACCGTGCGCCAGCAGGACCAGCTGATCGACTATGACGGCGTGGCCGAGATCGCCCAGCGCGAGAAGCCCAAGCTGATCATCGCCGGCGGCAGCGCCTACAGCCGCGAGATCGACTTCGCCAAGTTCCGCGAGATCGCCGACAGCATCGGCGCCTATCTGATGGTCGACATGGCCCACTTCGCGGGCCTGGTGGCCGGCGGCGTGTTCCCCAGCCCGATCCCGCACGCCCACGTCGTCACCACCACCACCCACAAGACCCTGCGCGGCCCGCGCGGCGGCATGGTGCTGACCAACGACGAGGCGATCATCAAGAAGGTCAATTCGGCCGTTTTCCCGGGCCTGCAGGGCGGTCCGCTGGAACACGTCATCGCCGCCAAGGCCGTGGCCTTCGGCGAGGCGCTGCAGCCGTCGTTCAAGGCCTACGCCCAGCAGATCATCGCCAACGCCAAGGCGCTGGCCGAGGCCTTGGGCAAGTCGGGCGTCAACATCGTCTCGGGCGGCACCGACAGCCACCTGATGCTGGTCGACCTGCGTCCCAAGGGCGTCACGGGTCGCGACGCCGAGCACAGCCTCGAGCGCGCCCACATGACCTGCAACAAGAATGGCGTGCCGTTCGACACCGCGCCGTTCACCATCACCTCGGGCATCCGCCTGGGTACGCCGGCCGGCACCACGCGCGGCTTCAAGGAAGCCGAGTTCACCCGCGTGGGCGAGCTGATCGGCGAGGTGGTCAACGGTCTGGCCGCCAACGGTCCCGAAGGCAACGCCGCCGTCGAGGCCAAGGTGCGCGAGGAAGTGCTGGCCTTGACGGCCCGCTTCCCGATCTACAACTAA
- the nrdR gene encoding transcriptional regulator NrdR, whose amino-acid sequence MRCPFCGHAESQVKDSRPSEDGAAIRRRRMCPECGGRFTTFERVQLRELIILKRSGRRSPFDRDKLVRSIALATQKRPVEPERVERMINGIVRQLESMGETELPSSTVGEMVMKALKSLDDVAYVRYASVYRDFKETSDFAKFLGEEGLSDSGEDEL is encoded by the coding sequence ATGCGTTGCCCCTTCTGCGGCCATGCCGAAAGCCAGGTCAAGGACAGCCGCCCGTCGGAAGACGGTGCGGCCATTCGCCGCCGCCGGATGTGCCCGGAGTGCGGTGGGCGCTTCACCACCTTCGAGCGCGTGCAGCTGCGCGAGCTGATCATCCTGAAGCGTTCGGGCCGGCGTTCGCCGTTCGACCGCGACAAGCTTGTTCGTTCAATTGCTCTGGCGACGCAGAAGCGCCCGGTCGAGCCGGAACGCGTGGAACGCATGATCAACGGCATCGTCCGGCAGCTGGAAAGCATGGGCGAAACCGAGCTTCCGTCGTCGACGGTGGGCGAAATGGTCATGAAGGCGTTGAAATCGCTCGATGACGTGGCCTATGTCCGCTACGCCTCGGTCTATCGGGATTTCAAGGAAACAAGCGACTTCGCGAAGTTCCTCGGCGAAGAAGGTCTGAGCGACAGCGGCGAAGACGAGCTATAG
- the ribH gene encoding 6,7-dimethyl-8-ribityllumazine synthase, whose protein sequence is MVDDNIRLLIVEGRNHSGVSDELLRGAAQAIEAQGAEYDVITVSSALQIPTAIALAEEAGHRPVGVRYDGYVALGVVIRGETYHFELVAHETARGLQDLGVGKRLPIGFGVLAVDDEAQALTRAKVSEGDRGGAAARACLETIALKRQLLGQAR, encoded by the coding sequence ATGGTAGACGACAACATCCGCCTGCTGATCGTGGAGGGCCGAAACCATTCGGGCGTCTCCGACGAGCTGCTGCGCGGAGCCGCCCAGGCGATCGAGGCCCAGGGCGCCGAGTACGACGTGATCACGGTCTCCAGCGCGCTGCAGATTCCGACCGCCATCGCCCTGGCCGAGGAGGCCGGACACCGGCCCGTGGGCGTGCGCTACGACGGCTATGTCGCCCTCGGCGTGGTCATCCGCGGCGAGACCTATCACTTCGAGCTGGTGGCCCATGAGACCGCACGGGGCCTGCAGGACCTGGGCGTGGGCAAGCGCCTGCCGATCGGCTTTGGCGTACTGGCCGTCGACGACGAGGCCCAGGCCTTGACGCGCGCCAAGGTCAGCGAAGGCGATCGCGGCGGCGCGGCCGCCAGGGCGTGCCTGGAAACCATCGCTCTGAAGCGTCAATTGCTGGGGCAGGCCCGATGA